The following coding sequences are from one Segnochrobactrum spirostomi window:
- a CDS encoding ABC transporter substrate-binding protein yields MSRSFGALLGAAAAALLSTASVQAASLVIFGPSTWDALAPGASEEVNADVLAKLKAGFIAQHPDVTDVTVNSGGTITDGLSRLRNAVLAGDQIDVILCAANPVNTSYARLNLISPVDDLVASLGDRFTAGSISNFTVGGKVWAVPVSAVNVTTFFYNKDIFAKAGITPPATYEEFVADVPKLTALGVVPVVHQGKNAWMWPLYYMSSLAQTTGDKQMDFVLATLQGKAKFTDPESVEALKLAYGWVKDGLLDPQSNELDEEAMKSVFFSGRAAAYFGGSWDVPSLTQNATFQWGVFPFPKYQKEPGKPVAFGGAESGLCVSSASKNPELAKAFIAYAAQDAQAKIMLDPIAPIATSLKGVPGVDTPVAKELSTVLPASKFLDWVWPRELTEVIQREVQSMMGGAETPEQAAANMQAKLDQMVAAGYVYGK; encoded by the coding sequence ATGTCGAGATCGTTCGGGGCGCTGCTTGGGGCAGCCGCCGCCGCTTTGCTCAGTACCGCGTCCGTGCAAGCCGCGAGCCTGGTGATCTTCGGGCCGAGCACATGGGACGCGCTCGCCCCCGGGGCTTCGGAGGAGGTCAACGCGGACGTGCTGGCGAAGCTCAAGGCCGGCTTCATCGCCCAGCATCCCGACGTGACCGATGTCACCGTGAACTCGGGCGGCACCATCACCGACGGCCTCAGCCGCCTGCGCAACGCCGTGCTCGCCGGCGACCAGATCGACGTGATCCTCTGCGCCGCGAACCCCGTCAACACGTCCTATGCCCGGCTGAACCTCATCAGCCCCGTCGACGATCTCGTCGCCTCGCTCGGGGATCGCTTCACCGCCGGCTCGATCTCGAACTTCACCGTCGGCGGCAAGGTGTGGGCCGTGCCGGTCTCGGCGGTCAACGTCACCACCTTCTTCTACAACAAGGACATCTTCGCCAAGGCCGGCATCACGCCCCCGGCGACTTACGAGGAGTTCGTCGCCGACGTCCCCAAGCTGACCGCGCTCGGCGTCGTCCCGGTGGTGCATCAGGGCAAGAACGCCTGGATGTGGCCGCTCTATTATATGAGCTCGCTCGCCCAGACGACCGGCGACAAGCAGATGGATTTCGTCCTGGCGACGCTTCAGGGCAAGGCGAAGTTCACCGATCCCGAGAGCGTCGAGGCCCTCAAGCTTGCCTATGGCTGGGTGAAGGACGGGCTGCTCGATCCGCAATCGAACGAACTCGACGAAGAGGCGATGAAGTCGGTGTTCTTCTCCGGCCGCGCCGCCGCCTATTTCGGCGGGTCGTGGGACGTCCCGAGCCTGACCCAGAACGCCACCTTCCAGTGGGGCGTGTTCCCGTTCCCGAAATATCAGAAGGAACCCGGCAAGCCGGTGGCCTTCGGCGGCGCCGAGAGCGGATTGTGCGTCTCGAGCGCCTCGAAGAATCCCGAGCTCGCCAAGGCCTTCATCGCCTATGCGGCGCAGGATGCGCAGGCGAAGATCATGCTCGATCCGATCGCGCCGATCGCGACCTCGCTCAAGGGCGTGCCCGGCGTCGACACGCCGGTCGCCAAGGAATTGTCGACCGTGCTGCCGGCCTCGAAGTTCCTCGACTGGGTGTGGCCGCGGGAACTGACCGAGGTCATCCAGCGCGAGGTCCAGTCGATGATGGGCGGGGCGGAGACGCCCGAGCAGGCGGCGGCGAACATGCAGGCGAAGCTCGATCAGATGGTGGCCGCAGGCTACGTCTACGGCAAGTGA
- a CDS encoding carbohydrate ABC transporter permease, whose protein sequence is MDTKYLAPLALLLPGMTLLGVFMLVPIAYGLYLSVHQFDGINLGAFVGLSNYLSVLSDASFLSALGHTAEFAAIVVVGKNVVGLALAVLVNMPLKGMRTARTVLFLPVTLNIIVIGAFWQFFLASSRFGGPLNLFLASVGLGHWQTSWLSAPGIALVSVAFIEIWRWAGLHMLIFLAGMQAIEPSLYEAARLEGANAWQRFRAITLPALRPILFVSTLLALMGAFVRSFDIVWVLTRAGFGTDVVVTRLYNEAFQFGRFDRASAMGYVIFVIIAVISFIYVRAAKFGRDDA, encoded by the coding sequence ATGGATACCAAATATCTGGCGCCCCTCGCGCTGCTCCTTCCCGGGATGACGCTGCTCGGCGTCTTCATGCTGGTGCCGATCGCCTACGGTCTCTATCTCAGCGTCCACCAGTTCGACGGCATCAATCTCGGCGCCTTCGTCGGGCTCTCGAACTACCTCTCCGTCCTCTCCGACGCGAGCTTCCTCAGCGCCCTCGGCCACACCGCGGAATTCGCCGCGATCGTCGTGGTGGGCAAGAACGTCGTCGGCCTTGCGCTTGCGGTGCTCGTCAACATGCCGCTCAAGGGCATGCGGACGGCCCGCACGGTGCTCTTCCTTCCGGTGACGCTCAACATCATCGTCATCGGCGCGTTCTGGCAATTCTTCCTCGCCTCGTCGCGCTTCGGCGGTCCGCTGAACCTCTTTCTCGCCTCTGTGGGGTTGGGCCACTGGCAGACGTCGTGGCTGTCGGCGCCCGGAATCGCGCTCGTCAGCGTCGCGTTCATCGAAATCTGGCGCTGGGCGGGCCTCCACATGCTGATCTTCCTCGCCGGCATGCAGGCGATCGAGCCCTCGCTTTACGAGGCCGCGAGGCTCGAGGGGGCCAACGCCTGGCAGCGCTTCCGCGCGATCACGCTGCCGGCGCTGCGGCCGATCCTGTTCGTCTCGACGCTCCTCGCCCTCATGGGGGCGTTCGTGCGCAGCTTCGACATCGTCTGGGTGCTGACCCGCGCCGGCTTCGGCACCGACGTGGTGGTGACCCGCCTCTACAACGAGGCCTTCCAGTTCGGCCGTTTCGATCGCGCGTCCGCCATGGGCTACGTCATCTTCGTGATCATCGCGGTGATCAGCTTCATCTATGTCCGCGCGGCGAAATTCGGACGCGACGATGCCTAG
- a CDS encoding carbohydrate ABC transporter permease: protein MPSLRRAFRLNPVGTSLAYVGLAFAIVQAMGPVVWLITGSLKSRGEFYADPWSLPKAWLFRNYADAFVTARVGDYVLNSAIVVVLGLAILLVCAATTAYALARFAFPGRDAVLAVILMTMMVPPDVLTVPLFLTLRSLGLLGTFLGLAFIYAVGGFGMSVFLLRGYFAGVPAELEEAARLDGAGALRILWHVILPMSLPGFLSVVIIQAISMWNDLYLAFVFIRDPKMATVPLGLLNFFRRDSVNWPLLLAALAILTVPILVLYAAAQRRFIEGFTSGAVK from the coding sequence ATGCCTAGTCTGCGCCGTGCCTTTCGCCTCAATCCGGTCGGGACCTCGCTCGCCTATGTCGGCCTCGCCTTCGCCATCGTTCAGGCGATGGGGCCGGTGGTGTGGCTCATCACCGGCTCGTTGAAATCGCGGGGCGAATTCTACGCCGACCCGTGGAGCCTGCCGAAGGCCTGGCTGTTCCGGAACTATGCCGACGCCTTCGTCACCGCCCGCGTCGGCGACTATGTGCTGAACAGCGCCATCGTCGTGGTGCTCGGTCTGGCGATCCTGCTCGTCTGCGCGGCGACCACCGCCTACGCGCTGGCGCGCTTCGCCTTTCCGGGGCGCGACGCGGTGCTGGCGGTGATCCTGATGACGATGATGGTGCCGCCGGACGTGCTCACGGTGCCGTTGTTCCTGACGCTGCGCTCGCTCGGGCTGCTCGGCACCTTTCTCGGCCTCGCCTTCATCTACGCCGTCGGCGGGTTCGGCATGTCCGTGTTCCTGCTGCGCGGCTATTTCGCCGGTGTGCCGGCCGAGCTCGAGGAAGCGGCGCGGCTCGACGGGGCAGGGGCGCTGCGCATCCTCTGGCACGTCATCCTGCCGATGAGCCTCCCGGGCTTCCTCAGCGTGGTGATCATCCAGGCGATCTCGATGTGGAACGACCTCTACCTCGCCTTCGTCTTCATCCGCGATCCCAAGATGGCGACCGTCCCGCTCGGCCTCCTCAATTTCTTCCGGCGGGATTCCGTCAATTGGCCGCTCTTGCTTGCGGCGCTCGCGATCCTGACCGTTCCCATCCTCGTCCTCTACGCCGCCGCCCAGCGCCGCTTCATCGAGGGCTTCACCAGCGGAGCGGTGAAATGA
- a CDS encoding carbohydrate kinase family protein — translation MTAPILVLSNVIIDDLWLADGTHLPNTLGGAATYAAAAARLWWDEVAVVAGVGDDFDTVTAGRFRTFGLRGEGHLRRSPHTIQSRLVYRSDGSRTEVPAYGADHFARLQIIPDDIPAALRPAAASYVFRDLDAVFWESLRRVRGELGLVLWELHDDGIAGRWADVAALMPLVDLFSLNLQEARALFGDGSPSRVCDAVLEAGAAAVVLRMGADGALVATPDRRFRVVPPPSPVVDVTGGGNAFCGGFLAGWLLRPGEADFAARCAAASAAHALGQFGPADPLDREQARVWAETTGILTLTEGIHEPVR, via the coding sequence ATGACGGCGCCGATCCTCGTCCTCTCCAACGTCATCATCGACGACCTGTGGCTCGCCGACGGCACCCATCTGCCGAACACCCTCGGGGGCGCGGCGACCTATGCCGCCGCCGCGGCCCGGCTGTGGTGGGACGAGGTCGCCGTGGTCGCCGGCGTCGGGGACGATTTCGACACCGTGACGGCGGGCCGGTTCCGCACCTTCGGGCTGCGTGGCGAGGGGCACCTGCGCCGCAGCCCGCACACCATCCAATCCCGGCTCGTCTACCGGTCCGACGGCAGCCGCACCGAGGTTCCGGCCTACGGCGCAGATCACTTCGCGCGCCTCCAGATCATCCCCGATGACATCCCGGCGGCGCTGCGCCCCGCGGCCGCGTCCTACGTCTTCCGCGACCTCGACGCGGTCTTCTGGGAGAGCCTGCGGCGGGTCAGGGGCGAGCTCGGCCTCGTCCTCTGGGAGCTGCACGACGACGGCATCGCCGGCCGCTGGGCGGACGTCGCGGCTCTGATGCCGCTCGTCGATCTCTTCTCGCTCAATCTCCAGGAGGCGCGCGCCTTGTTCGGCGACGGCTCCCCCTCTCGGGTGTGCGACGCCGTCCTCGAGGCCGGTGCCGCCGCCGTGGTGCTCAGGATGGGCGCCGACGGTGCGCTGGTGGCGACCCCGGATCGCCGGTTCCGGGTCGTCCCGCCGCCGAGCCCGGTCGTCGACGTCACCGGCGGCGGCAATGCGTTCTGCGGCGGCTTCCTGGCCGGTTGGCTGCTGCGACCGGGCGAGGCCGACTTCGCGGCGCGCTGCGCCGCGGCATCCGCCGCCCACGCCCTCGGCCAGTTCGGCCCCGCCGATCCGCTCGATCGCGAACAGGCGCGCGTCTGGGCCGAGACAACCGGCATTCTCACTTTGACCGAAGGTATCCATGAGCCAGTACGCTGA
- a CDS encoding SIS domain-containing protein, with the protein MSQYADFVAQIDSLPELVRTEARRIDDRMRLLLKTPEIYGIRQVVLVGSGDSYFAAQAAVPAIRAWTGLPVVAMLAMEAARYVDAGVAPLGGQTRGLLVVAISNSGEAARVVEATQRLRALGALTLAITAAPDSRLGRSAERVLDITVPGAAPAPGTRSYVASMLAAYSVGLRLAEVRLAVTMDEANALRGEIAGLSDALATAAQVSAGPIRDVVDRWHGFASVDVLGSGPALASAGYTAAKLVEAAGLHATAQDAEEFHHLNYFVADLDHVPAVAFAAGAARAASRTRELVGTLEGLGRPALIVTDQAEWPPYGVQIRLPEVREWFAPLVHAVPAAHLAAAWAEAIGAIHYRGHTGRWGRSQGANLVRNSALEV; encoded by the coding sequence ATGAGCCAGTACGCTGACTTCGTCGCCCAGATCGACAGCCTGCCCGAGCTCGTGCGAACCGAGGCGCGGCGGATCGACGACCGCATGCGGCTCCTGCTCAAGACGCCGGAGATCTACGGCATCCGTCAGGTCGTTCTGGTCGGCTCGGGAGATTCCTACTTTGCGGCGCAGGCCGCCGTCCCCGCGATCCGGGCGTGGACGGGCTTGCCGGTCGTCGCAATGCTGGCGATGGAGGCGGCGCGTTATGTCGATGCGGGCGTCGCTCCGCTCGGGGGGCAGACACGCGGCCTCCTCGTCGTCGCCATCTCGAACTCCGGCGAGGCGGCGCGGGTGGTGGAGGCGACGCAACGCCTGCGGGCGCTCGGCGCGCTCACCCTCGCCATCACGGCGGCGCCGGACAGCCGTCTCGGCCGCAGCGCCGAACGGGTTCTCGACATCACCGTGCCGGGCGCGGCGCCGGCGCCGGGCACCCGCAGCTACGTCGCGTCGATGCTCGCGGCCTACTCGGTCGGGCTGCGCCTCGCCGAGGTGCGCCTCGCCGTCACCATGGACGAGGCGAATGCGCTGCGCGGCGAGATCGCCGGCTTGAGCGACGCGCTCGCCACGGCCGCGCAGGTCTCCGCCGGACCGATCCGCGACGTGGTCGATCGCTGGCACGGCTTTGCGAGCGTCGACGTGCTGGGCAGCGGCCCGGCGCTCGCGAGCGCCGGCTATACGGCCGCCAAGCTGGTCGAGGCCGCCGGCCTCCACGCGACCGCCCAGGACGCCGAGGAATTCCACCACCTCAATTATTTCGTGGCCGATCTCGACCACGTGCCGGCCGTCGCCTTCGCCGCCGGGGCCGCGCGCGCGGCGAGCCGCACGCGGGAACTCGTCGGTACGCTCGAGGGCCTCGGTCGGCCGGCCCTGATCGTCACGGATCAGGCCGAGTGGCCTCCTTACGGCGTCCAGATCCGGTTGCCCGAGGTGCGCGAGTGGTTCGCACCGCTCGTCCATGCGGTGCCGGCCGCGCACCTCGCCGCGGCTTGGGCCGAGGCGATCGGCGCGATCCATTATCGCGGCCACACCGGCCGCTGGGGCCGTTCGCAGGGGGCGAACCTCGTGCGCAACAGCGCCCTCGAAGTCTGA
- a CDS encoding secondary thiamine-phosphate synthase enzyme YjbQ, producing the protein MLQSFPLATDRNGLFDVTEAVAEAVGRTGVTDGLVLVSVPHSTASVTVVSPWDVLGLEDVHDEIERLVPTRINFKHQYDTPQDAAGHVKAAIVGHSRTFFIEGGKIGLGHSQKIYFWEFDGPRNRTVEVKVIGR; encoded by the coding sequence TTGCTGCAATCTTTCCCGCTCGCCACCGATCGCAACGGGTTGTTCGACGTCACGGAGGCCGTCGCCGAGGCGGTCGGCCGGACGGGGGTCACCGACGGTCTGGTCCTCGTTTCGGTGCCCCATTCGACGGCGAGCGTCACCGTCGTCTCGCCCTGGGACGTGCTCGGCCTCGAGGATGTCCACGACGAGATCGAGCGCCTCGTGCCGACGCGCATCAACTTCAAGCACCAATACGATACGCCGCAGGACGCCGCCGGCCACGTCAAGGCGGCGATCGTCGGCCACTCGCGCACCTTCTTCATCGAGGGCGGCAAGATCGGCCTCGGGCATTCGCAGAAGATCTATTTCTGGGAGTTCGACGGCCCGCGCAACCGCACCGTCGAGGTCAAGGTGATCGGCCGATGA
- a CDS encoding nucleoside phosphorylase, whose product MRLRRRPATQLAARLDDPELAGRTGMFTSWTGTYKGARITAVSGGSGSPEAELCMVEFLEHTDATTFLRVGGSGGTHEAVRPGDLVIAKGIVRDEGLSAAYVGGGWPAVCDPEVVMALSEAAHRLGVPYHVGLTRSVDSDFVQGGRPSVRGYLRPHQTEVVDDCRRFGILNSDREAAAIVTLATLFGRRGGSVCSVADNIATGEPFVAGAGHAAAIAVALEGVAVLAGMDRAKARQQATRWLPHMGLE is encoded by the coding sequence GTGCGCCTACGACGACGACCGGCGACCCAGCTCGCCGCCCGCCTCGACGATCCCGAGCTCGCCGGGCGGACCGGCATGTTCACGAGCTGGACCGGGACCTACAAGGGCGCCCGCATCACCGCCGTCAGCGGTGGCTCCGGCTCTCCCGAGGCGGAGCTCTGCATGGTCGAATTTCTCGAGCATACGGACGCCACGACCTTTCTCCGCGTCGGCGGCTCGGGCGGGACCCACGAGGCGGTGCGGCCGGGCGATCTCGTCATCGCCAAGGGCATCGTGCGCGACGAGGGCCTCAGCGCCGCCTATGTCGGCGGTGGCTGGCCCGCGGTCTGCGATCCGGAGGTGGTCATGGCGCTGAGCGAGGCCGCGCACCGGCTCGGCGTGCCGTACCATGTTGGGCTGACGCGCTCCGTCGATTCCGATTTCGTGCAGGGCGGTCGCCCTTCGGTGCGGGGCTATCTCCGCCCGCATCAGACCGAGGTGGTCGACGATTGTCGGCGCTTCGGCATCCTCAACAGCGATCGCGAGGCGGCGGCGATCGTCACTTTGGCGACCCTGTTCGGTCGGCGCGGCGGCTCGGTCTGCTCGGTCGCCGACAACATCGCCACGGGCGAGCCGTTCGTCGCCGGCGCCGGGCATGCGGCCGCAATCGCCGTTGCCCTCGAAGGGGTCGCCGTGCTCGCCGGCATGGACCGCGCGAAGGCCCGGCAGCAGGCGACGCGCTGGCTGCCGCATATGGGCCTGGAATGA
- a CDS encoding GntR family transcriptional regulator yields the protein MARPQLASLKIGAFVNHESPVPAFMQVEQDLRRQILSGEIPAEARLPRETELAATYGVSRMTVRRSLEGLESGGLIRRLHGIGTIATPPDVPVGVDLSSMISIAEQIRRQGQEPRTAIDVQTIATPTALIRAALQLDAADTATVIRRVRFADTRPVLINTSWLPTRKFPGLERAELIDGSLWQTLVTNYGITPAATEEHFELVKASADEARLLHVEEDDTLIRVTGTTFDTAGVPVERCFSVWADHVRFHFSTRRSLSQRPHFAFK from the coding sequence TTGGCGCGACCGCAACTGGCCAGTCTGAAGATCGGGGCCTTCGTCAACCACGAGTCGCCGGTGCCGGCCTTCATGCAGGTCGAACAGGATCTGCGCCGTCAGATCCTCTCCGGCGAAATCCCGGCCGAAGCCCGCCTGCCCCGGGAGACCGAACTCGCCGCGACCTACGGCGTCAGCCGCATGACGGTGCGGCGCTCCCTCGAAGGGCTCGAGAGCGGCGGGCTGATCCGCCGCCTCCACGGCATCGGCACGATCGCGACGCCGCCGGACGTGCCCGTCGGCGTCGACCTGAGCTCGATGATCAGTATCGCCGAGCAGATCCGCCGGCAGGGCCAGGAGCCGCGCACGGCGATCGACGTGCAGACGATCGCGACCCCGACCGCCCTGATCCGCGCCGCCCTGCAGCTCGACGCCGCCGACACCGCGACCGTGATCCGCCGCGTCCGCTTCGCCGACACCCGGCCCGTGCTGATCAACACGTCCTGGCTGCCGACCCGAAAGTTTCCGGGCCTCGAAAGGGCGGAGCTGATCGACGGATCGCTCTGGCAGACCCTCGTGACGAATTACGGGATCACGCCCGCCGCGACCGAAGAGCATTTCGAGCTCGTGAAGGCCTCCGCCGACGAGGCGCGGCTCCTGCACGTCGAGGAAGACGACACGCTGATCCGCGTCACCGGCACCACGTTCGACACCGCAGGCGTGCCGGTCGAGCGCTGCTTTTCGGTATGGGCGGATCATGTCCGCTTCCATTTCTCGACCCGCCGTTCGCTCAGCCAGCGCCCGCACTTCGCGTTCAAATAA
- a CDS encoding 5-formyltetrahydrofolate cyclo-ligase: MDHKASVRERVWSELRKVAVPDSRFHFDFAEFIADFEGSADAVARLTAHPYYREADIVFIAPDNCIEQLRLQALLDGKRVLMTTYSIKRGFWLLDPAAIAPADYEKAAMLDGMERLGKPVTLDEIAALGSVDYLVTGTGAINHDGVRFGKGHGFFDAEWGILYTLGCIHAGTPAAAVVHDCQLLDETLHPDVFDTVVDAIFTPTRTIEVSDPQKPTCGILWDRLDPHMLATIPPLQDLKASGRTVV, from the coding sequence ATGGACCACAAGGCATCGGTGCGCGAGCGTGTCTGGAGCGAGTTGCGCAAGGTCGCCGTCCCCGACAGCCGGTTCCACTTCGATTTCGCCGAGTTCATCGCGGACTTCGAAGGCAGTGCCGACGCCGTCGCCCGGTTGACCGCGCATCCTTATTATCGCGAGGCGGACATCGTCTTCATCGCTCCCGACAATTGCATCGAGCAATTGCGCCTTCAGGCGCTGCTGGACGGCAAGCGCGTGCTGATGACGACCTATTCGATCAAGCGGGGCTTCTGGCTGCTCGACCCGGCCGCGATTGCGCCCGCGGACTACGAGAAGGCCGCCATGCTCGACGGCATGGAGCGGCTCGGCAAGCCGGTCACGCTCGACGAGATCGCCGCCTTGGGCAGCGTCGATTATCTCGTGACCGGGACCGGCGCGATCAACCACGACGGGGTCCGGTTCGGTAAGGGCCACGGCTTCTTCGACGCCGAGTGGGGCATCCTCTATACGCTCGGCTGCATCCACGCGGGCACGCCGGCGGCGGCCGTCGTCCACGATTGCCAACTCCTCGACGAGACGCTTCATCCCGACGTGTTCGACACGGTGGTGGACGCGATCTTCACGCCGACGCGCACGATCGAGGTGAGCGACCCACAGAAGCCGACGTGCGGCATCCTCTGGGACCGTCTCGACCCTCACATGCTCGCGACCATTCCGCCGCTTCAGGACCTCAAGGCCTCCGGTCGCACCGTCGTCTGA
- a CDS encoding VOC family protein gives MAKAVHSMIRVLDEARSVAFYSKAFGLSVAQRLDFDDFTLVYLRNDEADFEVELTINKGRTEPYALGDGYGHLAIVVDDLDGEHTRFAEAGFAPRKIVEFNRDGGLFARFFFVEDPDGYKIEVLQRHGRFR, from the coding sequence ATGGCGAAGGCAGTGCATTCCATGATCCGCGTTCTCGATGAGGCGCGGTCCGTGGCGTTCTATTCGAAGGCGTTCGGCCTCTCGGTCGCCCAGCGGCTCGATTTCGACGACTTCACTCTCGTCTATCTCCGCAACGACGAGGCGGATTTCGAGGTGGAGCTGACGATCAACAAGGGCCGCACCGAGCCCTACGCGCTCGGCGACGGGTACGGCCACCTTGCCATCGTCGTCGACGATCTCGACGGCGAGCACACCCGCTTCGCCGAAGCCGGCTTCGCGCCGCGCAAGATCGTCGAATTCAACCGCGACGGCGGCCTGTTCGCACGCTTCTTCTTCGTCGAGGACCCGGACGGCTACAAGATCGAGGTTCTGCAACGCCACGGCCGCTTCCGCTGA
- a CDS encoding ribbon-helix-helix domain-containing protein codes for MCRIFAGVPPEGYALETRSIRLNGQGTSIRLERVFWAILDRIAAGEGLSLPRFLSVLHAEILEIRGEPPNFTSHLRCLCVLFLERGGSDALRSDDGPSATRGAPGNGDGEAASDVSSR; via the coding sequence ATGTGCCGCATCTTCGCCGGCGTGCCGCCGGAGGGGTACGCGCTCGAAACGCGCTCGATCCGGCTGAACGGCCAGGGCACCAGCATTCGCCTCGAACGGGTGTTCTGGGCGATCCTCGATCGCATCGCGGCGGGCGAAGGGCTTTCGCTGCCGCGGTTCCTCTCGGTTCTGCATGCCGAGATCCTCGAAATCCGGGGCGAGCCGCCGAACTTCACCTCGCACCTGCGCTGCCTCTGCGTGCTGTTCCTGGAGCGCGGCGGCAGCGACGCCCTGCGGAGCGACGACGGGCCGTCAGCCACCCGCGGCGCGCCGGGGAACGGCGACGGCGAGGCCGCTTCCGACGTCTCATCCCGCTAA
- a CDS encoding sigma-54-dependent Fis family transcriptional regulator, producing the protein MPRQSTISEARTALEAGLSLPSAVLAPQVAASWQRCRALGLDPRASPRDVVVSFVEVKRRREEEATLRRLALAEMQLLYAQIAGSNFMIALGDRDGMVLDTLSDREFADSAAGRAIVPGSLWGEGERGTNALGLAARERAPVAIHGLEHYFSDHGHLSCMAAPILDPRGGVLGLLDASCSYEGRQQHTHALVRMAASQIENGLIFQESVGSFILAFHPRAEYLDTLSAGLVAIGRDGAVSSLNRAGSALLSGLPARIGCRFEDLFEARFGTVLDSMLGGGIARICDRAGSAVFMVCRRIGQDGLVGAKPSRTPMAPRPAPQPAGIAAEFVCEDPPLALAIAEIPRVLALGLPVHLVGETGSGKEVMARHIHGVSGRSGAFVALNCGAVPEALFASELFGHERGAFTGAREEGALGLARAADGGTLFLDEVAEMPLAAQATLLRFLDGLEVRAVGATKAVRVDVQIVSATNRDLKALVAERAFRADLYHRLNGMTIALPPLAARADFAAIVRHLLTRIAPGTAITDAAIRRLASRPWPGNVRELDAVLKRALVRLDGDRLDENAFVDGGPVGETDCCASCRPSLLSRHRCREIRTVYRDTGGNASRTARLLGLSRTTVYKHLDRPGPSDGACAHDLGRRNAIPPDLERL; encoded by the coding sequence ATGCCACGGCAGTCGACCATCTCGGAAGCGCGGACCGCGCTCGAGGCGGGACTTAGTCTGCCGTCGGCCGTGCTGGCGCCGCAGGTGGCGGCGAGCTGGCAGCGTTGCCGTGCCCTCGGGCTCGATCCGCGCGCCTCTCCACGGGACGTCGTCGTGTCGTTCGTCGAGGTCAAGCGCCGGCGCGAGGAGGAGGCGACGTTGCGCCGCCTCGCGCTCGCCGAGATGCAGCTTCTCTACGCCCAGATCGCCGGCTCGAATTTCATGATCGCCCTCGGCGACCGCGACGGCATGGTGCTCGACACCCTGAGCGACCGCGAGTTCGCCGACAGCGCGGCCGGCCGCGCGATCGTGCCCGGCAGCTTGTGGGGCGAGGGAGAGCGCGGCACCAACGCCCTCGGCCTCGCCGCGCGGGAACGCGCCCCGGTCGCCATCCACGGGCTCGAACATTATTTCTCCGACCACGGCCATCTGAGCTGCATGGCGGCGCCGATCCTCGATCCGCGCGGCGGGGTCCTGGGGCTCCTCGATGCATCCTGCTCCTACGAGGGGCGCCAGCAGCACACCCACGCCTTGGTGCGCATGGCCGCCTCGCAGATCGAGAACGGCCTGATCTTTCAGGAGTCCGTGGGGAGCTTCATCCTCGCCTTCCATCCCCGGGCCGAATATCTCGACACGCTGTCGGCCGGTCTGGTCGCGATCGGCCGCGACGGTGCGGTGTCGTCGCTCAACCGGGCGGGATCGGCCCTGCTGTCCGGCCTGCCGGCGCGCATCGGCTGCCGCTTCGAGGATCTGTTCGAGGCGCGCTTCGGCACGGTGCTCGACAGCATGCTCGGCGGCGGCATCGCCCGGATCTGTGACCGCGCCGGCAGTGCGGTCTTCATGGTCTGCCGCCGGATCGGCCAGGACGGCCTCGTCGGGGCGAAGCCGAGCCGGACGCCGATGGCCCCGCGCCCGGCGCCGCAGCCGGCCGGCATCGCCGCCGAGTTCGTCTGCGAGGACCCGCCGCTCGCGCTTGCGATCGCCGAAATTCCCCGCGTTCTCGCGCTCGGGCTCCCGGTTCATCTCGTCGGCGAGACGGGATCGGGCAAGGAGGTGATGGCGCGGCACATCCACGGCGTAAGCGGCCGCAGCGGCGCCTTCGTCGCGCTCAATTGCGGGGCGGTTCCGGAGGCGCTGTTCGCCTCGGAGCTGTTCGGCCACGAGCGTGGCGCCTTCACCGGGGCCCGCGAGGAAGGCGCCCTCGGTCTGGCGCGCGCCGCCGACGGCGGGACGCTCTTTCTCGACGAGGTGGCGGAGATGCCGCTCGCGGCGCAGGCGACGCTGCTGCGCTTCCTGGACGGACTGGAGGTGCGCGCCGTCGGCGCGACGAAGGCCGTGCGGGTCGACGTGCAGATCGTCTCGGCGACCAACCGGGACCTCAAGGCGCTGGTGGCCGAGCGTGCCTTCCGTGCCGACCTCTATCATCGCCTCAACGGCATGACGATCGCGCTGCCGCCGCTCGCCGCCCGTGCCGACTTCGCGGCGATCGTGCGGCATCTGCTGACCCGGATCGCCCCCGGCACGGCGATCACCGACGCCGCGATCCGGCGGCTCGCGTCCCGGCCGTGGCCGGGCAATGTGCGCGAGCTCGATGCCGTGCTGAAACGCGCTCTCGTCCGGCTCGACGGCGATCGTCTCGACGAGAACGCCTTCGTGGACGGCGGACCCGTCGGCGAGACGGATTGCTGCGCGAGCTGCCGGCCGAGCCTGCTCAGCCGCCACCGATGCCGGGAGATCCGCACCGTCTACCGCGACACCGGCGGCAACGCCTCGCGCACGGCGCGCCTCCTCGGCCTGTCGCGTACCACCGTCTACAAGCACCTCGACCGGCCGGGACCGAGCGATGGCGCCTGCGCACACGATCTCGGTCGTCGCAACGCCATACCACCCGACTTGGAACGGCTCTGA